Proteins from a genomic interval of Kitasatospora herbaricolor:
- a CDS encoding branched-chain amino acid ABC transporter permease: MTTATPEQSEAGAPPAAPPAAPAADRLRRLARWWPAALLLVLLTAPWSSLPLPGLLDGPLGSPGSLQLIALCLLFGALATGYDLLLGRTGLLSFGHALYFATGTYATNTVMLQAGLPFLPSALLGLLAGVLLAALLGSVSLRMSGIGFSMVTLAFAQAGSILVERDPGGFTGGEEGRAAPADRLPAALVGIEHTANLYWIALAYLVLTLAVVHRVVRSPTGRVWEGIRENERRVEVLGLRPYGFKLVAFVLAGALAALGGVVYLLLTGGATPQTTTSDFTLSLLVMVVLGGSGTRWGPLVGGVLYTWADHRLGDLAGSGAVAGLPAVLRVPLSQPLFLLGTLFVLVVYLLPGGVVRLPDRLRAARGRSRPAAERSRRVTR; this comes from the coding sequence ATGACCACCGCCACGCCCGAGCAGAGCGAGGCGGGCGCCCCGCCCGCCGCACCGCCCGCCGCACCGGCGGCCGACCGGCTGCGCCGGCTGGCCCGCTGGTGGCCGGCCGCCCTGCTGCTCGTCCTGCTCACCGCGCCCTGGAGCTCACTGCCGCTGCCCGGCCTGCTGGACGGCCCGCTCGGCAGCCCCGGCAGCCTCCAACTGATCGCCCTGTGCCTGCTGTTCGGCGCCCTCGCGACCGGCTACGACCTGTTGCTCGGCCGCACCGGCCTGCTCTCCTTCGGCCACGCCCTGTACTTCGCCACCGGCACCTACGCGACCAACACCGTGATGCTGCAGGCCGGCCTGCCGTTCCTGCCGTCCGCGCTGCTCGGACTGCTGGCCGGCGTGCTGCTGGCGGCGCTGCTGGGCTCGGTCAGCCTGCGGATGAGCGGCATCGGATTCTCCATGGTGACGCTGGCCTTCGCCCAGGCCGGCTCGATCCTGGTCGAGCGCGACCCGGGCGGCTTCACCGGCGGCGAGGAGGGCCGGGCCGCCCCGGCCGACCGGCTCCCCGCCGCCCTGGTGGGAATCGAGCACACCGCCAACCTGTACTGGATCGCGCTGGCCTACCTGGTGCTGACGCTCGCCGTGGTGCACCGGGTCGTCCGCTCCCCCACCGGCCGGGTCTGGGAGGGCATCCGGGAGAACGAGCGCCGGGTCGAGGTGCTGGGCCTGCGTCCGTACGGGTTCAAGCTGGTGGCCTTCGTGCTGGCCGGCGCCCTGGCCGCGCTCGGCGGCGTCGTCTACCTGCTGCTCACCGGCGGCGCCACCCCGCAGACCACCACCTCCGACTTCACCCTCTCGCTGCTGGTGATGGTCGTCCTCGGCGGCTCCGGGACGCGCTGGGGGCCGCTGGTCGGCGGCGTCCTGTACACCTGGGCCGACCACCGTCTGGGCGACCTGGCCGGATCCGGCGCGGTGGCCGGGCTGCCCGCCGTCCTGCGGGTGCCGCTCTCGCAACCGCTGTTCCTGCTCGGCACACTGTTCGTGCTGGTGGTCTATCTGCTGCCGGGCGGCGTGGTGCGCCTGCCGGACCGGCTGCGGGCCGCCCGGGGGCGTTCCCGCCCAGCGGCGGAGCGTTCCCGCCGAGTGACCCGGTGA
- a CDS encoding alpha/beta hydrolase — translation MTYETTEGHAPATPEESTVPVAGGRLAVLRWPATDPGAPVVLAVHGITANALSWGPVARQLAGRVTLIAPDLRGRAASAGLPGPYGIPAHAADVAALAEALDLRDAVLTGHSMGAFVAALTAVRHPARFASVLLVDGGVGFPAPTGLTPDELITAVIGPAMQRLSMTFPDRDAYRAFWQAHPAFAGSWSPPVDAYVQRDLVGEEPELRSSCLIDAVRVDGVGLFAPEVLAAVHRIPRPARLLWAERGLLDEPQGLYDEQRLKAAGLDRERVPADLVPGTNHYTLLIGEDGAGVVARHLLTAAGLPADRLG, via the coding sequence TTGACGTACGAGACGACCGAGGGTCACGCGCCGGCCACGCCGGAGGAGTCGACGGTGCCCGTCGCCGGCGGCCGGCTGGCCGTGCTGCGCTGGCCGGCCACCGACCCCGGCGCCCCGGTGGTGCTCGCCGTGCACGGCATCACCGCCAACGCGCTGTCCTGGGGCCCGGTCGCCCGGCAGCTGGCCGGCCGGGTCACCCTGATCGCCCCCGACCTGCGCGGCCGGGCCGCCAGCGCCGGGCTTCCCGGCCCGTACGGGATCCCCGCGCACGCCGCGGACGTCGCGGCGCTCGCCGAGGCACTGGACCTGCGCGACGCCGTCCTCACCGGCCACTCGATGGGGGCCTTCGTGGCCGCGCTGACCGCCGTCCGGCACCCCGCGCGGTTCGCCTCGGTACTGCTGGTGGACGGCGGCGTGGGGTTCCCCGCCCCGACCGGGCTGACCCCGGACGAGCTGATCACCGCCGTCATCGGCCCGGCCATGCAGCGGCTCTCCATGACCTTCCCCGACCGGGACGCCTACCGCGCCTTCTGGCAGGCCCACCCGGCCTTCGCCGGGAGCTGGTCGCCGCCGGTGGACGCCTACGTCCAGCGCGACCTGGTGGGCGAGGAGCCCGAGCTGCGCTCCTCCTGCCTGATCGACGCCGTCCGGGTGGACGGGGTGGGCCTCTTCGCCCCGGAGGTGCTCGCCGCCGTGCACCGGATCCCGCGGCCCGCCCGGCTGTTGTGGGCCGAGCGGGGCCTGCTGGACGAGCCGCAGGGCCTGTACGACGAGCAGCGCCTGAAGGCCGCCGGGCTCGACCGCGAGCGGGTGCCGGCCGACCTGGTGCCCGGCACCAACCACTACACCCTGCTGATCGGGGAGGACGGCGCCGGCGTGGTGGCCCGCCACCTGCTGACGGCCGCGGGCCTGCCGGCGGACCGGCTGGGGTAG
- a CDS encoding extracellular catalytic domain type 1 short-chain-length polyhydroxyalkanoate depolymerase, translated as MRPSVLRRLLRRVTCTAVLGLVATGLVTTTSTGAATAAGTLQQVGNFGTNPGNLAMYAYTPAGLPAGAPLVVALHGCTQSANDYFTHSGWQKYADQWGFAVVFPQTNSANNSSSCFSWFDATKDTRGKGEAASVVQMVNTAAAQYGSDTHRVFVTGLSAGGGMTADLLAAYPDVFAGGAVDSGLPAQCATSLAAASGCQQNNQNLTPAQWGDKVRGANPGYTGPWPRVAIWQGTSDYTVYPVNATELRDQWTNVWGIGQSASSTQSLPGGTTLSVYNDAAGRPAVELYSVAGMGHGLPIAPGSGADQCGSAGAYFLSTICSSYWTAKFWGLDGAPTGGGTGSLPAPAGLGVTGSTDTTVSLSWTAVAGAASYTVYRDGAAAGSAVSASFTDGGLTAATSYGYTVAAVDSAGNTGARSAAVTATTTGSRPQCFTASNYAHVAAGRAHQSGGIAYANGSNQNLGLWNTFVTHTLAQTAPGWFVLADGGCPA; from the coding sequence GTGCGTCCCTCCGTCCTGCGCAGACTCCTGCGCCGCGTCACCTGCACCGCGGTGCTGGGCCTGGTCGCCACCGGACTCGTCACCACCACGTCCACCGGCGCGGCCACGGCCGCCGGCACCCTCCAGCAGGTCGGCAACTTCGGTACCAATCCCGGGAATCTGGCGATGTACGCGTACACGCCGGCCGGCCTGCCGGCAGGCGCGCCGCTGGTGGTCGCCTTGCACGGCTGCACGCAGAGCGCCAACGACTACTTCACGCACTCGGGTTGGCAGAAGTACGCCGACCAGTGGGGCTTCGCGGTGGTCTTCCCGCAGACCAACTCGGCGAACAACAGCTCCTCCTGCTTCAGCTGGTTCGACGCCACCAAGGACACCAGGGGCAAGGGCGAGGCCGCCTCCGTGGTTCAGATGGTGAACACCGCCGCGGCGCAGTACGGTTCGGACACCCACCGGGTCTTCGTGACCGGGCTGTCGGCCGGCGGCGGAATGACCGCCGACCTGCTCGCGGCCTACCCGGACGTGTTCGCCGGCGGCGCCGTCGACTCCGGCCTGCCGGCGCAGTGCGCCACCTCGCTGGCCGCCGCCTCCGGCTGCCAGCAGAACAACCAGAACCTCACCCCCGCGCAGTGGGGCGACAAGGTCCGCGGCGCCAACCCCGGTTACACCGGCCCGTGGCCGCGGGTCGCCATCTGGCAGGGCACCTCCGACTACACCGTGTACCCCGTGAACGCCACCGAGCTGCGCGACCAGTGGACCAACGTCTGGGGCATCGGCCAGAGCGCCTCCAGCACCCAGTCGCTGCCCGGCGGCACCACGCTGTCCGTCTACAACGACGCCGCCGGCAGGCCCGCCGTCGAGCTGTACTCGGTGGCCGGGATGGGCCACGGCCTGCCGATCGCCCCCGGCTCCGGCGCCGACCAGTGCGGCAGCGCCGGCGCCTACTTCCTCAGCACCATCTGCTCCAGCTACTGGACGGCGAAGTTCTGGGGCCTGGACGGCGCCCCCACCGGCGGCGGCACCGGCTCGCTGCCCGCCCCGGCCGGGCTGGGCGTCACCGGCAGCACCGACACCACCGTCTCGCTCTCCTGGACCGCGGTCGCAGGCGCGGCCTCCTACACCGTCTACCGTGACGGCGCCGCGGCCGGCAGCGCCGTTTCGGCCTCGTTCACCGACGGCGGACTGACCGCCGCCACCTCCTACGGCTACACCGTCGCGGCGGTCGACTCCGCCGGGAACACCGGTGCCCGCTCCGCCGCCGTGACGGCCACCACCACGGGCTCCCGGCCGCAGTGCTTCACCGCCAGCAACTACGCGCACGTCGCGGCCGGGCGGGCGCACCAGAGCGGCGGCATCGCGTACGCCAACGGCTCCAACCAGAACCTCGGCCTGTGGAACACCTTCGTCACCCACACCCTGGCGCAGACCGCTCCCGGCTGGTTCGTGCTGGCCGACGGGGGCTGCCCGGCCTGA
- the snpA gene encoding snapalysin, protein MKRSLISLSLTIGLALGTGLAAVPASAASADSAPRQHYTASSYAGSAEEEAANQAFYEAVMKSALAKQAAAPFLQTVTVTYDASSAPTFRNQIASSAQIWNGSVRNVQLRSGTNADFRYYEGNDSRGSYASTDGHGRGYVFLDYRQNQQYNSVRVTAHETGHVLGLPDHYSGPCSELMSGGGPGTSCTNAYPNTTERNRVNSLWVNGLSANTGALTTVR, encoded by the coding sequence GTGAAGCGCTCCTTGATCTCCCTGTCGCTGACCATCGGCCTCGCCCTGGGCACCGGCCTGGCCGCCGTGCCCGCGTCCGCCGCGTCCGCCGACAGCGCTCCCCGTCAGCACTACACCGCGTCCTCCTACGCCGGCTCGGCCGAGGAGGAGGCCGCCAACCAGGCCTTCTACGAGGCCGTGATGAAGTCCGCACTCGCCAAGCAGGCGGCGGCGCCCTTCCTGCAGACCGTCACGGTGACCTACGACGCCAGCAGCGCACCGACCTTCCGCAACCAGATCGCCAGCAGCGCGCAGATCTGGAACGGCTCGGTGCGCAACGTCCAGCTCCGCTCCGGCACCAACGCAGACTTCCGGTACTACGAGGGCAACGACTCGCGCGGCTCCTACGCCAGCACCGACGGCCACGGCCGGGGTTACGTCTTCCTGGACTACCGGCAGAACCAGCAGTACAACTCCGTCCGCGTGACGGCGCACGAGACCGGCCACGTGCTGGGCCTGCCGGACCACTACTCGGGCCCGTGCAGCGAGCTGATGTCCGGCGGCGGGCCCGGCACCTCCTGCACCAACGCGTACCCGAACACCACCGAGCGGAACCGCGTCAACTCGCTCTGGGTCAACGGCCTGAGTGCCAACACCGGGGCCCTCACCACGGTGCGCTGA